The Oxyura jamaicensis isolate SHBP4307 breed ruddy duck chromosome 33 unlocalized genomic scaffold, BPBGC_Ojam_1.0 oxy33_random_OJ69300, whole genome shotgun sequence genome contains a region encoding:
- the LOC118158595 gene encoding aquaporin-2-like isoform X3, whose product MAPCHQRPPSPWHPITKVPCHHGTPSPWHPVTNVPCHQRPPSPWRPVTSHPSPWHPGALHPQELRSGCFWRAVLAEATATLIFVGVVLGASAAPGPLPPALAGGLVAAALACTLGAPQANPALTLALLCTRKLSALRGAAALLAQCTGAVLASAAARSALPDDASLVTRVSAAGTAGQAWGWETFATFQLALAAFATADRASGPTGLALGSAVAAGALAAGPFSGGSMNPARSLGPAIVTGIWDDHWVSRWHPQVSCPLPPFLKTLLWGQGPLAASRNSPVPSFPQDRELFSPSAAPPDWVLLVPPAQDQVPPSPALG is encoded by the exons ATGGCACCCTGTCACCAACGTCCCCCGTCACCATGGCACCCCATCACCAAGGTCCCCTGTCACCATGGCACCCCGTCACCATGGCACCCTGTCACCAACGTCCCCTGTCACCAACGTCCCCCATCACCATGGCGCCCCGTCACCTCGCACCCCTCTCCATGGCACCCCGGTGCCCTGCACCCCCAGGAGCTGCGCAGCGGCTGCTTCTGGCGGGCCGTGCTGGCGGAGGCGACGGCGACGCTCATCTTCGTGGGGGTGGTGCTGGGCGCCTcagcggcccccggccccctgccACCGGCGCTGGCGGGGGGCTTGGTGGCCGCGGCGCTGGCCTGCACCCTCGGGGCGCCCCAGGCCAACCCGGCGCTGACGCTGGCGCTGCTCTGCACCCGCAAACTGAGCGCCCTGCGCGGGGCCGCCGCGCTCCTGGCCCAGTGCACCGGGGCCGTGCTGGCCTCCGCCGCCGCGCGCTCGGCGCTGCCGGACGATGCCAGCCTGGTCACCAGG GTGAGCGCGGCAGGGACAGCGGGGCAGGCGTGGGGCTGGGAGACCTTCGCCACCTTCCAGCTGGCGCTCGCCGCCTTCGCCACCGCTGACCGGGCATCCGGCCCCACCGGGCTGGCCCTGGGCAGCGCTGTGGCTGCCGGCGCCCTGGCTGCG GGGCCGTTCTCAGGGGGCAGCATGAACCCAGCCCGCTCGCTGGGGCCCGCCATCGTCACCGGCATCTGGGACGACCACTGGGTGAGTCGGTGGCACCCCCAGGTGTCGTgtccccttccccccttcctcAAGACcctgctgtggggacaggggcCCCTGGCGGCATCGCGGAACTCCCCCGTCCCATCGTTCCCCCAGGACAGGGAGCTCTTCTCACCCTCAGCTGCACCCCCAGATTGGGTCCTCCTGGTGCCGCCAGCACAGGACCAGGTCCCCCCGTCCCCAGCCTTGGGGTAG
- the LOC118158595 gene encoding aquaporin-2-like isoform X1, producing the protein MAPCHQRPPSPWHPITKVPCHHGTPSPWHPVTNVPCHQRPPSPWRPVTSHPSPWHPGALHPQELRSGCFWRAVLAEATATLIFVGVVLGASAAPGPLPPALAGGLVAAALACTLGAPQANPALTLALLCTRKLSALRGAAALLAQCTGAVLASAAARSALPDDASLVTRVRAAPGPMPVPGPVPAGAEAVLWPQVSAAGTAGQAWGWETFATFQLALAAFATADRASGPTGLALGSAVAAGALAAGPFSGGSMNPARSLGPAIVTGIWDDHWVSRWHPQVSCPLPPFLKTLLWGQGPLAASRNSPVPSFPQDRELFSPSAAPPDWVLLVPPAQDQVPPSPALG; encoded by the exons ATGGCACCCTGTCACCAACGTCCCCCGTCACCATGGCACCCCATCACCAAGGTCCCCTGTCACCATGGCACCCCGTCACCATGGCACCCTGTCACCAACGTCCCCTGTCACCAACGTCCCCCATCACCATGGCGCCCCGTCACCTCGCACCCCTCTCCATGGCACCCCGGTGCCCTGCACCCCCAGGAGCTGCGCAGCGGCTGCTTCTGGCGGGCCGTGCTGGCGGAGGCGACGGCGACGCTCATCTTCGTGGGGGTGGTGCTGGGCGCCTcagcggcccccggccccctgccACCGGCGCTGGCGGGGGGCTTGGTGGCCGCGGCGCTGGCCTGCACCCTCGGGGCGCCCCAGGCCAACCCGGCGCTGACGCTGGCGCTGCTCTGCACCCGCAAACTGAGCGCCCTGCGCGGGGCCGCCGCGCTCCTGGCCCAGTGCACCGGGGCCGTGCTGGCCTCCGCCGCCGCGCGCTCGGCGCTGCCGGACGATGCCAGCCTGGTCACCAGGGTGAGAGCGGCCCCCGGCCCCATGCCTGTCCCCGGCCCGGTGCCGGCAGGCGCTGAGGCCGTGCTGTGGCCACAGGTGAGCGCGGCAGGGACAGCGGGGCAGGCGTGGGGCTGGGAGACCTTCGCCACCTTCCAGCTGGCGCTCGCCGCCTTCGCCACCGCTGACCGGGCATCCGGCCCCACCGGGCTGGCCCTGGGCAGCGCTGTGGCTGCCGGCGCCCTGGCTGCG GGGCCGTTCTCAGGGGGCAGCATGAACCCAGCCCGCTCGCTGGGGCCCGCCATCGTCACCGGCATCTGGGACGACCACTGGGTGAGTCGGTGGCACCCCCAGGTGTCGTgtccccttccccccttcctcAAGACcctgctgtggggacaggggcCCCTGGCGGCATCGCGGAACTCCCCCGTCCCATCGTTCCCCCAGGACAGGGAGCTCTTCTCACCCTCAGCTGCACCCCCAGATTGGGTCCTCCTGGTGCCGCCAGCACAGGACCAGGTCCCCCCGTCCCCAGCCTTGGGGTAG